In one window of Hyla sarda isolate aHylSar1 chromosome 1, aHylSar1.hap1, whole genome shotgun sequence DNA:
- the LOC130358216 gene encoding potassium voltage-gated channel subfamily V member 2-like, producing MKEVCTRGKTFSATVKFGEHTHSLTDIYKGTLYPNWNSTEGSSKCENRNALQSKKKYINPFILNLNVGGKIFQIDCLAAAKYPVTRIGRIATCADPVKRLDLCDDYSVQRNEYFFDRDPTVFCYIFHFYRSGILWIVDELCPLNFVEEIEYWGIHINYTLNCCRSIFQEHQDELKENIKIQKDLQAELERHDHEKHFEGKWLGHLRKKIWNLVENPYSSIPAKIIAILSSFFVLISVVTMCLSTVEELKHLNFYGVSCMEHVEIACVIFFTTEYIMRLLSTSDIKRFLKTVLNIVDLIAILPFYIQIIFERFSEEAYVHLHPDDIERMERVGQLGKVLKIIRLMRIFRILKLARHSIGLRAFGFTIRQCYQQVCCLFLFIAMGVFTFSALMHSVEHDIPGTNFTSIPDAWWWAAVSISTVGYGDTIPDTILGRIVAFLCISFGIILNGMPISILYNRFSDFYAKLKAHESTNGVKIGTEIRFKERVMEKIKTCCATR from the exons ATGAAGGAGGTATGCACTAGAGGAAAAACCTTTTCTGCCACTGTCAAGTTTGGAGAACACACTCACAGTCTAACGGATATTTACAAAGGAACTTTGTATCCAAATTGGAATAGTACTGAAGGAAGCTCTAAATGTGAAAACCGAAATGCTttacaatctaaaaaaaaatatattaatcctttTATCCTCAACCTCAATGTTGGAGGAAAAATTTTCCAGATTGATTGCTTGGCAGCAGCAAAATACCCAGTGACTAGAATTGGAAGAATTGCCACTTGTGCTGATCCAGTAAAAAGATTAGATCTTTGCGATGACTATTCAGTACAGAGGAATGAATATTTCTTTGACCGGGATCCTACAGTTTTCTGCTACATATTTCATTTCTATCGCAGTGGAATATTATGGATAGTGGATGAGCTGTGCCCTCTTAACTTTGTTGAGGAAATAGAATACTGGGGCATTCATATAAACTATACACTTAACTGTTGTCGCAGTATTTTTCAAGAACATCAGGATGAACTGAAAGAGAATATTAAGATACAGAAAGATCTCCAAGCAGAACTTGAACGTCATGATCATGAAAAGCATTTTGAAGGCAAGTGGCTTGGACATTTGAGAAAGAAAATATGGAACTTAGTGGAAAATCCATATTCTTCTATTCCAGCTAAAATTATAGCCATATTATCcagcttttttgttttgatttcagTTGTTACTATGTGTCTCAGTACAGTGGAGGAACTTAAACATTTGAACTTCTATGGCGTATCCTGTATGGAACATGTGGAAATTGCCTGTGTAATTTTCTTCACCACCGAATATATCATGAGGCTATTATCAACTTCAGATATTAAAAGATTCCTAAAAACTGTGTTAAACATTGTAGATCTTATTGCTATATTACCATTTTATATTCAGATTATATTTGAAAGGTTCTCAGAAGAAGCATATGTTCATCTACACCCTGATGATATAGAGAGAATGGAAAGAGTCGGACAACTTGGAAAAGTGCTGAAAATAATTCGGCTTATGCGGATATTTCGGATCTTAAAACTTGCCCGTCATTCCATTGGGCTGAGAGCATTTGGCTTCACTATTCGTCAATGCTACCAACAAGTTTGTTGTTTGTTCTTGTTCATTGCTATGGGTGTGTTTACATTCTCTGCTCTAATGCATTCTGTCGAACATGATATACCTGGCACAAATTTCACCAGTATTCCAGATGCCTGGTGGTGGGCAGCA GTGAGCATTTCCACTGTGGGATATGGTGATACAATTCCGGATACTATTTTGGGGCGAATTGTAGCCTTTTTGTGTATATCTTTTGGGATTATTCTAAATGGCATGCCAATATCCATACTTTACAACAGATTTTCTGACTTTTATGCAAAACTAAAAGCGCATGAAAGTACCAATGGTGTGAAAATTGGTACTGAAATTAGATTTAAGGAGAGAGTCATGGAAAAGATAAAAACATGTTGTGCTACAAGATAA